One Brassica oleracea var. oleracea cultivar TO1000 chromosome C7, BOL, whole genome shotgun sequence genomic window carries:
- the LOC106305640 gene encoding serine/threonine-protein kinase HT1-like — MLEGPKFDMHAVGNHHNYDAFTQDFYQKLGEEGTNMSTDSMQTSNAGGSVSMSVDNSSVGSSDALIGHPGLKPMRHPYSLSVGQSVFRPGRVTHALNDDALAQALMDSSYPTQGLANYEEWTIDLRKLHMGPAFAQGAFGKLYRGTYNGEDVAIKLLERPENSPEKAQALEQQFQQEVSMLSFLKHPNIVRFIGACIKPMVWCIVTEYAKGGSVRQFLTKRQNRAVPLKLAVKQALDVARGMAYVHERNFIHRDLKSDNLLISADRSIKIADFGVARIEVQTEGMTPETGTYRWMAPEMIQHRPYTQKVDVYSFGIVLWELITGLLPFQNMTAVQAAFAVVNRGVRPTVPADCLPVLGEIMTRCWDANPEVRPCFAEVVNLLEAAETEIMTTARKARFRCCMTQPMTID, encoded by the exons ATGCTTGAGGGGCCAAAGTTCGATATGCACGCTGTTGGCAATCACCACAATTACGATGCATTCACGCAAGACTTTTATCAAAAGCTCGGTGAAGAAGGTACAAACATGTCCACAGACAGCATGCAGACAAGTAACGCCGGAGGGTCCGTGTCAATGTCTGTGGATAACAGTAGCGTTGGTTCTAGCGACGCTCTTATCGGCCACCCCGGTTTGAAGCCTATGCGCCATCCCTACTCTCTCTCCGTTGGGCAAAGCGTGTTTCGCCCCGGGAGAGTCACGCATGCGCTCAACGATGATGCCTTGGCGCAAGCGTTGATGGACAGCAGCTATCCAACTCAGGGGCTTGCGAACTACGAAGAGTGGACTATAGATCTGAGGAAGCTTCACATGGGTCCCGCGTTCGCGCAAGGGGCGTTTGGTAAGTTATACAGAGGGACTTACAACGGAGAGGATGTAGCGATTAAGCTACTAGAGAGGCCAGAGAACAGCCCCGAGAAGGCGCAGGCCCTGGAGCAGCAGTTTCAGCAGGAGGTTTCTATGCTCTCGTTTCTGAAGCACCCCAACATCGTCAGGTTCATCGGCGCTTGCATCAAACCGATGGTGTGGTGCATCGTGACTGAATATGCGAAAGGAGGTTCGGTGAGACAGTTTTTGACTAAGAGGCAAAACCGAGCTGTGCCTTTGAAGTTGGCTGTTAAGCAGGCGTTGGATGTTGCCAGAGGTATGGCTTACGTCCACGAGCGCAACTTTATACACAGGGATCTGAAGTCGGATAACCTCCTCATATCAGCTGATCGGTCCATCAAGATTGCTGACTTTGGCGTTGCGAGAATCGAAGTTCAAACTGAAGGGATGACACCTGAGACAGGGACTTACAGATGGATGGCTCC AGAAATGATCCAGCATAGACCTTACACTCAAAAAGTGGACGTCTACAGTTTTGGAATCGTGCTGTGGGAGTTGATAACGGGTCTGTTACCGTTCCAGAACATGACTGCTGTTCAAGCTGCATTTGCGGTGGTGAACAGAGGAGTGCGTCCAACGGTCCCAGCTGATTGTCTCCCTGTGCTTGGTGAGATCATGACACGTTGCTGGGATGCGAACCCTGAAGTCCGTCCTTGTTTTGCAGAGGTTGTCAATCTTCTTGAGGCGGCTGAAACCGAGATAATGACGACTGCGAGGAAAGCCCGTTTCAGATGTTGCATGACGCAACCAATGACAATCGACTAA
- the LOC106301729 gene encoding aspartate--tRNA ligase 2, cytoplasmic-like — protein sequence MSSEPENPSSSTATPPEESGEKISKKAAKKEAAKLEKLRRRQEKEEEEEEASRKTASLSIEEESFSRNHGDVTLNELKSTEDPKAGKWREAVEGKEWTDVRELVEAMAGTEVLIRGRVHTYRHVSSKKGFLIVRQKGSKVQCVVAESKENHVSVDMVKFVRQLNRESFVDVIGYVVLPKDPVTGATQQVEIQVRKVYCVNSALQMLPLYVEDAARSEADIQAGKPGANQDTRLNFRVIDLRTPTNQGIFSIQSWIQIGWRECLLRKGFIEIHSPKLLAGSSEGGSAVFRLDYKGQPACLAQSPQLHKQMAICADFERVFEVGAVYRAEDSFTHRHLCEFIGLDVEMAIHKHYSEIMDLVGELFPFIFNKINENCQKELEAIRKQYPFQPLKFLPKTLKLTFAEGIQMLKEAGVQADPLGDLNTETERKLGELVREKYDTEFYILHRYPSAVRPFYTMPCADDPNYSNSFDVFIRGEEIISGAQRVHDPELLTEQAKRFGIDVETIKTYIDSFRYGAPPHGGFGVGLERVVMLFCGLNNIRKTSLFSRDPLRLAP from the exons ATGTCGTCGGAGCCGGAGAATCCATCCTCATCCACCGCCACGCCGCCGGAGGAATCCGGAGAGAAGATCAGCAAGAAAGCTGCGAAGAAGGAAGCCGCGAAGCTCGAGAAGCTACGCCGCCGTCAGGAGAAAGAAGAAGAAGAAGAAGAAGCCTCACGCAAGACAGCTTCCCTCTCCATCGAGGAAGAATCGTTCTCCAGAAACCACGGAGACGTTACTCTCAACGAGCTAAAATCCACGGAGGATCCCAAAGCCGGGAAGTGGAGAGAGGCCGTCGAAGGGAAGGAGTGGACCGACGTGAGGGAGCTTGTGGAGGCGATGGCGGGGACGGAGGTTCTGATCAGGGGGAGAGTGCACACGTATCGACACGTTTCCAGCAAAAAAGGGTTTCTGATCGTGAGGCAGAAGGGGTCCAAGGTTCAATGTGTGGTTGCTGAGTCGAAGGAGAATCATGTGAGTGTTGACATGGTTAAGTTCGTTAGGCAGCTGAATAGAGAGTCGTTTGTTGATGTGATTGGTTACGTTGTTCTCCCTAAGGATCCTGTGACGGGCGCCACGCAGCAG GTTGAGATTCAAGTGAGGAAAGTGTACTGCGTCAACAGTGCCTTGCAAATGCTGCCACTTTATGTCGAGGACGCTGCTCGTAGTGAAGCAGACATTCAG GCTGGGAAGCCTGGTGCCAATCAGGACACCCGTTTGAACTTTAGAGTGATTGATCTCAGAACACCGACTAATCAAGGAATCTTCAGCATTCAGAGCTGGATTCAAATT GGATGGAGAGAGTGCTTACTACGTAAGGGTTTTATTGAAATCCATTCACCGAAACTGCTGGCTGGGAGTAGTGAAGGTGGCTCTGCTGTATTTAGGTTGGACTACAAAGGCCAGCCTGCCTGTCTAGCTCAGTCTCCTCAGCTTCATAAGCAGATGGCAATATGTGCTGACTTTGAACGCGTCTTTGAGGTTGGTGCTGTTTACAGAGCTGAAGACTCGTTCACCCATAGACACCTGTGCGAATTTATTGGTCTTGATGTGGAGATGGCGATTCACAAACACTACTCTGAG ATAATGGATCTTGTGGGCGAATTGTTTCCGTTCATATTCAATAAAATAAACGAGAATTGCCAAAAGGAACTTGAAGCTATTAGGAAGCAATACCCATTTCAGCCGTTGAAG TTTCTTCCAAAAACATTGAAATTAACCTTTGCAGAAGGGATTCAAATGCTTAAG GAAGCTGGTGTCCAGGCTGATCCTCTTGGAGATCTAAATACCGAAACAGAGAGAAAACTTGGAGAGCTAGTTCGGGAAAAGTATGACACCGAGTTCTACATCCTGCATCGCTATCCTTCGGCTGTTAGGCCATTCTACACTATGCCATGTGCAGACGACCCTAACTACAGCAACTCATTCGATGTCTTCATAAGAG GCGAGGAGATCATATCAGGAGCTCAACGTGTCCATGACCCAGAACTCTTGACGGAACAGGCAAAACGATTTGGGATTGACGTCGAGACAATAAAAACGTACATCGATTCATTCAG GTACGGTGCACCACCTCACGGTGGATTCGGAGTGGGACTGGAGCGAGTGGTAATGCTGTTTTGTGGCCTTAACAACATCCGCAAGACATCGCTGTTCTCTCGTGACCCTCTAAGGCTCGCTCCTTAA